The Henckelia pumila isolate YLH828 chromosome 2, ASM3356847v2, whole genome shotgun sequence genome includes a window with the following:
- the LOC140878993 gene encoding putative F-box protein At3g28280: MDDLPESLLTEVLLRLPLVALYRFKVVCTKWLSLISTPYFLSEYASRGSISPRWAFVSSEDYVFSERYPAQVHELLIDLHCGDLKCPIPYPSDEDLRRSSYRILGVSNGLVLYEYWWTDYRGDDEHDPNWCVCDPVTKRCVVLPPGISKHFWLDGCGFLTQMKDGVVASYTVVKYAMIPRRFEVLLSGTEEWKAYTPLNEYIGEVSLFPAPTDLDGILHWIDSFQGIFAYDPLRTPGAIRNIALPADGDGRIYRECRIGMCGTHDGHLRYLESYLGSRSRLSVWVLNDYGCGDSWLLLHSASYTDILKDVYPETLRKQIKLRPVSFHPLDPDIVYLGCKCVFVSYNIRDGKCQFLKTFRAIGNRNRDYKWDRAFCLVIPPIPPSLPTASPLRASWE; encoded by the coding sequence ATGGATGATCTTCCGGAGTCGCTTTTAACGGAAGTTCTTCTCCGGCTTCCGTTGGTGGCATTATATAGGTTCAAAGTTGTTTGCACGAAATGGCTCTCACTGATTTCGACCCCTTATTTCCTCAGTGAGTATGCTTCTCGAGGATCGATCTCGCCTCGTTGGGCCTTCGTTTCGAGTGAGGATTACGTTTTTTCCGAACGCTATCCTGCCCAGGTACATGAACTGCTGATCGACTTGCATTGTGGTGATCTCAAGTGCCCGATTCCGTACCCGTCGGACGAGGACTTGCGCAGGAGTAGCTATAGGATACTGGGTGTGAGCAATGGGCTGGTTTTGTACGAGTACTGGTGGACAGATTATCGGGGAGATGATGAACATGATCCGAATTGGTGCGTATGCGACCCTGTCACCAAGCGATGTGTTGTCCTTCCCCCAGGCATTAGCAAGCACTTCTGGTTGGATGGTTGTGGATTTCTCACTCAAATGAAAGACGGGGTTGTCGCGAGTTATACGGTGGTTAAGTATGCGATGATTCCTCGGAGATTCGAGGTGTTGTTGTCGGGAACGGAAGAGTGGAAGGCCTATACGCCCTTAAACGAGTATATTGGGGAAGTTAGCTTGTTTCCGGCACCCACTGATCTCGATGGGATTCTGCATTGGATTGATTCATTTCAGGGGATATTCGCATATGATCCACTCAGGACTCCCGGCGCGATTCGTAACATCGCTCTTCCTGCCGACGGGGACGGTCGCATATACAGGGAATGCAGAATCGGGATGTGTGGCACGCACGACGGACATCTGAGATATTTAGAATCTTACTTAGGCTCAAGGTCAAGGCTGAGTGTTTGGGTGCTGAACGATTACGGTTGCGGAGACAGTTGGTTATTGCTACATAGTGCCAGCTATACTGATATTCTCAAGGATGTCTATCCCGAGACATTGAGAAAACAGATCAAGCTACGGCCCGTGTCTTTCCATCCGTTGGATCCCGACATCGTCTACTTGGGATGCAAATGTGTTTTTGTCTCTTACAACATTCGGGACGGGAAATGCCAATTTCTCAAGACGTTCAGGGCTATTGGAAATAGAAACAGAGACTATAAATGGGATCGGGCCTTTTGCCTGGTGATTCCGCCGATTCCACCGTCTCTTCCCACGGCCTCTCCTCTCCGAGCTAGCTGGGAATGA
- the LOC140878994 gene encoding putative F-box protein At3g28280, with protein MDDLPESLLMEVLVRLPLVALHRFKVLCTKWLSLTSTPYFLAKYKSYASRGSISPCWAFVSRRHYHCSERPDPVEAHELLMDLHSGDLKCPIPNRSNNKSCYRIMGVNNGLVLYKWWTSGSRNGEHRPNWGVCNPVTRQYVVLSQSTSEHRRRDVRGLLTRTKEGVVTSFTVVRHVVTLSKFEVFSSETGEWELSLANNHGFVFLHRTPTDLGGILHWIICSSYLDRIVAFDPCYPGMLRRWVRGHLARWEPSIIPGDGPGVVL; from the coding sequence ATGGATGATCTTCCGGAGTCCCTTTTAATGGAGGTTCTTGTCCGGCTTCCGTTGGTGGCATTACATAGGTTCAAAGTCCTCTGCACGAAGTGGCTCTCCCTGACTTCGACCCCTTATTTCCTTGCCAAATATAAATCATATGCTTCTCGAGGATCGATATCGCCTTGTTGGGCCTTCGTTTCGCGTAGGCATTACCATTGTTCTGAACGTCCTGATCCTGTTGAGGCACATGAACTGCTGATGGACTTGCATTCTGGCGATCTCAAGTGCCCGATTCCTAACCGGTCGAACAACAAGAGTTGCTATAGGATAATGGGGGTGAACAATGGGCTGGTTTTGTATAAGTGGTGGACGAGTGGTTCGAGAAATGGCGAACACCGTCCGAATTGGGGCGTATGCAACCCTGTCACCAGGCAGTATGTTGTCCTTTCCCAAAGCACTAGTGAGCACCGCCGGCGTGATGTCAGGGGACTTCTCACTCGAACGAAAGAAGGGGTTGTCACGAGTTTTACGGTGGTGAGACATGTGGTGACATTGTCGAAATTCGAAGTGTTCTCGTCGGAAACCGGTGAGTGGGAACTCTCACTTGCCAATAATCATGGGTTTGTTTTCTTGCATCGGACGCCCACTGATCTTGGTGGTATCCTACATTGGATCATATGTTCATCCTATCTTGATAGGATAGTTGCATTTGATCCCTGTTATCCTGGTATGCTCAGACGATGGGTCCGGGGTCATCTTGCAAGATGGGAACCCAGCATCATCCCGGGTGACGGGCCCGGGGTTGTCTTGTAA